In one Acidimicrobiales bacterium genomic region, the following are encoded:
- the egtB gene encoding ergothioneine biosynthesis protein EgtB: protein MADLITTEQQRAGLAARYRQVRDVTEELAGPLSPEDQTVQSMPDVSPTKWHRAHTSWFFETFLLEPQLHDYRPFHPAYAYLFNSYYEGVGARYPRPRRGVVSRPGVAEVAEYRAHVDEAMAHLLGEDRAPEVDDLVDLGLHHEQQHQELLLMDIKHVLSCNPLQPAYATVTVGPPRSARPAAWIEHPGGLTDVGHTGDGFGFDNEFPRHTTHLQPFALADRPITCGEWLAFMDDDGYHRPDLWLSDGWATAQAEGWDAPLYWFRVVDDWWLFTLGGPQLVDPAEPVCHVSYYEADAFARWAGGRLPTEAEWEVVASRHAPEGNFLDRSVLHPRPTGGPSLFGDVWQWTSSAYSPYPGFRPAKGAVGEYNGKFMVNQYVLRGGCCVTPWDHIRTTYRNFFPPSARWPFAGLRLARDG, encoded by the coding sequence ATGGCCGACCTGATCACCACAGAGCAGCAGCGTGCCGGGCTGGCGGCCCGGTACCGGCAGGTCCGCGACGTGACGGAGGAGTTGGCGGGCCCTCTGAGCCCCGAGGACCAGACGGTGCAGTCGATGCCCGACGTCAGCCCGACCAAATGGCATCGCGCCCACACGTCGTGGTTCTTCGAGACCTTCCTGCTCGAGCCGCAGCTGCACGACTACCGACCATTCCACCCCGCCTACGCCTACCTGTTCAACTCCTATTACGAGGGTGTGGGGGCGCGCTACCCGCGTCCACGTCGCGGGGTCGTGTCGCGGCCGGGGGTGGCCGAGGTCGCCGAGTACCGCGCCCATGTCGACGAGGCCATGGCGCACCTGCTGGGCGAGGACCGTGCCCCCGAGGTCGACGACCTCGTCGACCTCGGGCTCCATCACGAGCAGCAGCACCAGGAACTGCTCCTCATGGACATCAAGCACGTGCTCTCGTGCAACCCCCTCCAGCCCGCCTACGCCACGGTCACCGTCGGGCCACCGCGCTCGGCACGGCCCGCGGCGTGGATCGAGCACCCCGGTGGGCTGACCGACGTCGGCCACACCGGTGACGGGTTCGGCTTCGACAACGAATTCCCCCGCCACACGACCCACCTGCAGCCGTTCGCGCTGGCCGACCGGCCGATCACGTGCGGCGAGTGGCTCGCGTTCATGGACGACGACGGGTACCACCGGCCCGACCTGTGGCTCTCCGACGGGTGGGCCACCGCACAGGCGGAGGGGTGGGATGCCCCGCTGTACTGGTTCCGCGTGGTGGACGACTGGTGGCTCTTCACCCTGGGCGGGCCCCAGCTCGTCGACCCGGCCGAGCCCGTGTGCCACGTCAGTTACTACGAGGCGGACGCCTTCGCCCGCTGGGCCGGTGGGCGCCTGCCGACCGAGGCCGAGTGGGAGGTCGTGGCGTCGCGCCACGCGCCCGAGGGGAACTTCCTCGACCGCTCGGTCCTGCACCCCCGGCCCACGGGCGGTCCGTCACTGTTCGGCGACGTCTGGCAATGGACGTCCAGCGCGTACAGCCCCTACCCCGGGTTCCGGCCGGCCAAGGGCGCCGTCGGTGAGTACAACGGGAAGTTCATGGTGAACCAGTACGTCCTGCGCGGGGGCTGCTGCGTGACACCGTGGGACCACATCCGCACCACGTACCGGAACTTCTTCCCCCCGTCGGCGCGGTGGCCCTTCGCCGGGCTGCGGCTCGCCCGCGACGGCTGA
- the egtD gene encoding L-histidine N(alpha)-methyltransferase → MSPTAPAMDVHLSADDLRASLERDVRNGLTSERKWLPPVWFYDDRGSMLFDEITRLPEYYLTRAERRLLQDHAAEIAALAGADTLVELGAGTCDKSRLLLDAMEGAGGLRRYVPLDVSDGTLWAAATALADEYPGLFVHAVVGDFHLHVDRVPSEGRRLVAFLGSTIGNLTPEQRRRFLFDLDCTLTHGDRLLLGTDLVKERSRLLAAYDDAAGVTAAFNRNVLHVLNRELHASFDPDAFEHVAEWNDEERWIEMRLRSTSEQVVTIADLAMEVSFAAGEDLLTEISAKFTRQGVEDELYAAGFLVDAMWEAPGGEFLLTLARPYC, encoded by the coding sequence GTGTCCCCCACCGCCCCGGCCATGGACGTCCACCTGAGCGCCGACGACCTGCGCGCCTCGCTCGAGCGCGACGTGCGCAACGGCCTGACGTCCGAGCGCAAGTGGCTCCCCCCCGTGTGGTTCTACGACGATCGCGGCAGCATGCTCTTCGACGAGATCACCCGGCTCCCCGAGTACTACCTGACGCGGGCCGAGCGCCGGCTGCTCCAGGACCACGCGGCCGAGATCGCCGCCCTGGCGGGAGCGGACACGCTGGTGGAGCTCGGGGCGGGGACCTGCGACAAGTCACGCCTCCTGCTCGACGCCATGGAGGGCGCCGGCGGGCTGCGCCGGTACGTCCCGCTCGACGTCAGCGACGGCACCCTGTGGGCGGCCGCCACCGCACTGGCCGACGAGTACCCCGGGCTCTTCGTCCATGCCGTGGTCGGGGACTTCCACCTCCACGTCGACCGGGTCCCGAGCGAAGGGCGCCGGCTCGTGGCGTTCCTCGGGAGCACCATCGGGAACCTCACGCCCGAGCAGCGGCGACGGTTCCTGTTCGACCTCGACTGCACGCTGACGCACGGGGACAGGCTGCTGCTCGGCACGGACCTGGTGAAGGAGCGCTCCCGGCTCCTTGCCGCCTACGACGACGCCGCCGGGGTCACCGCCGCGTTCAACCGCAACGTGCTCCACGTGCTGAACCGCGAGCTGCACGCGTCGTTCGACCCGGACGCGTTCGAACATGTCGCCGAGTGGAACGACGAGGAGCGCTGGATCGAGATGCGCCTCCGCTCCACCTCGGAGCAGGTCGTCACCATCGCCGACCTCGCCATGGAGGTGTCGTTCGCCGCCGGCGAGGACCTCCTCACCGAGATCAGCGCCAAGTTCACCCGCCAGGGCGTGGAGGACGAGCTCTATGCGGCGGGGTTCCTGGTCGACGCCATGTGGGAGGCCCCCGGCGGCGAGTTCCTGCTGACCCTGGCCCGGCCGTACTGCTGA